The following proteins come from a genomic window of Gossypium raimondii isolate GPD5lz chromosome 5, ASM2569854v1, whole genome shotgun sequence:
- the LOC105770546 gene encoding DNA-directed RNA polymerase V subunit 7, translated as MFLKVQMPWNVIIPADSLDAKGLMLKKAIVIRLMDEFACKKATKDRGYFMAVTTLESIGEGRVRQNTGDVLFPVVFSGITFKMYRGEILQGVVHKILKHGVFLRCGPVQNIYLSHIKMPDYHYVPGENGIFMNDKHSKIDKDVIVRFIVIGTKWMEAEREFQALVSLEGDYLGPVS; from the coding sequence ATGTTTCTCAAGGTGCAGATGCCCTGGAATGTCATAATTCCTGCTGACAGCTTGGATGCCAAAGGCTTGATGCTCAAAAAGGCAATAGTGATCCGCCTTATGGATGAATTTGCTTGCAAGAAGGCCACCAAGGATCGCGGATATTTCATGGCTGTAACAACCCTAGAGAGCATTGGCGAGGGCAGAGTTAGACAGAACACAGGGGATGTGCTTTTCCCTGTTGTCTTCAGCGGAATTACATTCAAGATGTACAGAGGAGAGATTCTGCAAGGGGTTGTACATAAGATACTAAAACATGGAGTGTTTTTGAGGTGTGGACCAGTCCAAAACATATATTTGTCTCACATAAAAATGCCTGACTACCACTATGTGCCCGGGGAGAATGGTATATTTATGAACGACAAACACTCAAAGATTGATAAAGATGTGATCGttagatttattgtgattgGGACCAAATGGATGGAGGCCGAGAGGGAATTTCAGGCGTTGGTGAGTTTGGAAGGTGACTACTTAGGACCAGTTTCCTGA